Below is a window of Hydrogenimonas sp. DNA.
TGCGGCGACGGTAGATTTCATACCCATCAGCGCACTCAGAGGCGACAATGTGGTCGAGAGGAGCGAAAATATGCCCTGGTACGGCGGCAAAGCGCTTCTGGAGTTTCTCGACAGTGTCGAGATAGCCGAAGATATCAACCGGAGAGATTTCAGATTTCCGGTTCAGTATGTAAACAGGCCGAACCTGGACTTCAGAGGTTTCTGCGGAACCATAGCGAGCGGCGGCATAAAAAGGGGGGATGAGATAACCGTACTTCCTTCAGGCAAGAGCAGCAGGGTAAAAGAGATCGTGGTTCCCTCCGCGGAGAGAGGGGGAGCGGCCCCGGAGACGATAGAGGAGGCTTTCGCACCGATGGCCGTGACTCTGACACTGGAGGATGAGATCGACATAAGCAGAGGAGATCTGATAATAAAGTCGGATGAAAAGCTGAAGACCTCCAACACGATAGAGGCGATGATAGTATGGATGGACGAAAAAGCGCTCGAAACGGGAAGAGAGTATGAGATAAAGAGAGCGACCACTTCGCTCAACGCGATCTTCGAGTCGGTCCGTTTCAAAAAAGATGTCAACAGTTGGGAGGAGATAGAGACCGATACTCTCCATCTAAACGAGATCGGAAAGTGTGTTCTTACCCTGACGAGAGAGATCGCCTGCGATCCCTACGGCCTGATAAAAGGTACCGGCAGCTTCATAGTGATAGACAAGATAACCAATCACACGGTAGCCGCCGGCATGATTATAGAGACTTCGCATACAGAGAGTGCCGGGCGGGTCTATACGGAGGCGGAGATCGAGCTTAACGCCTACATAAGAAAGCACTACCCTGAGTGGAGATGCGAAAAGATCGGGAACTGACACGTTTAAAGGAGATTGAAATGAGAGAGAGCAAAGCTGCCAGGGTCGAGAGAATAAAACGGGAAAAAGATGGGCTGGATGTACTGCAGAACATTTATGAATACGCAAACGAAAAGAGAGAGGTCGACCCGGAAGATATAGACAGGCTGAAATGGTACGGGTTGTATACCCAGAACAGAAACCTTCAACCGGAAGATGACAGCAACCAGTATTTCATGCTTCGTGTAAAGATCGAAAACGGACTCCTGGGCAGGGAGCAGATCAAAACATTGGCGGATATCTCCCTGCGTTACGCAAAAGGATCGGCAGACTTCACCACCCGCCAGGATCTTCAGTTTCACTGGATTTTGATGAAGGATCTTCCGTCTATATTCGAAACGCTCGAAAAAGCGGGGCTGACTACACGTCTGGCCGCCGGGGACGTAGTCAGAAATACGGTAACCTGCCCGCTAAACGGAAAGTCCGGCAGCGAAATTGCGGATGTAAGCGGCATCGTGAAAAGAATCAACACCCTTTTCGACGAGAACAGGGAGTTCAGCAACCTGCCGAGGAAGTTCAAAATAGGAGTCAGCGGCTGCGGATCTCACTGTATGCCGCACGAAATTCAGGATCTCAGCTTCGTAGCGGCCCGAAAGAGCGGTTCGAAACTCCGTTTTGCGGTTTATGCAGGCGGAGGATTGGCGAGCAATCGACGTTTCGCCGACTTTCTGGGTTTTACGGAGGAGGAGCATATCATACCGCTGTGCGAAACCGTGGTCTCGATATTCAGAGATTTCGGCAACCGCGAGAAGAGGAACAGGGCCAGACTCGGCCATCTGATCAGAGAGTGGGGAGTCGAAAAGTTCATACAAAAACTTCAGGAGTTGAGCGGTATTGAACTTTCAAAAGGAACACCTCCGGCAATAACCCCGGCCAAAAAGCGGCACCACTGCGGCATAATTCCTTCCGAAAAGGCGGGTTTGAGCCATATAGGGTGTGCACTTTTCGGCGGCGTAATGGGCGGGGAGAGGCTTCTGCGGCTTTACGAACTGCTATATAAATACGGTATAGAGGAGATTAGGTCGACGACAAAGCAGAACTTCATCATAACCGACGTTCCGGAGTGCCGCATAAAAGAGATATGCGACGAGTTGGAAAAGTTGAAGATCAACCCGTACCCTTCGGCGTTTAGAACACGCACAACCGCATGTACCGGTCTTGACTTCTGTAAATTCGCGATTAGTGAAACCAAAAGCGTGGCCGAAGATGTCGCCCTATACCTTGAAAACAGGTTTCCCGCATTCAAAGAGCCTGTTACAATCAGCGTCAACGGCTGCCCCAACTCGTGCGCACACCCCTGCATAGCTGACATCGGCTTGAGTGGGGCAACCTTTAAAAGAGATGGGAAAAGCCATAGAGGGTTCGAACTGCTGGTAGGGGGGAAACTTGAGGGAAAAGAGAGCCGGTTCTCGAAAAGGACGGGTGTACTGCTTACGCACAAAGAGGTTCCCGGTTATATTGAGAATATGGTGGAGAGTTATCTGCGGAGCGGATATGCAACTTTTACGGAGTTCCTTTCCAAAGAGGAGTTTTTGCCTATATATAATGTTATAGAGGCGTGATTCTACACAACACTCATCTTTTGGAAGAGTAAATTACTTTAAATTTACACAGTTTTTACATACTCTTGCTACAATTAAACTGTGTAAACAAAAACTACAGGAGGATATCATGAAGATGAATCATATAGCGAAGATAGCTGCCGCCGCCCTGCTCACTTTCGGAGCAACAGCTGCGATGGCTGTAATCACAGGAAGTAAACACGACCTTTCCGCAACAGGTGGTGGTACTATCAAGGCAACTGCAGGACAGAACAATGACGAAATCTGCGTCTACTGCCATACACCTCACGCCGCCAACACCGACTTTACAGGTGCTCCCCTGTGGAACAAAGCGACTCCCGGCGGAACATTCACAATGTACGGCGCTGCTGCGGCCGGTACAGCAGGGCAGACTATAGCAGGTACCGCAACAGAGGCTCAGCCAAGCGCACCTTCACTCGCATGTCTGAGCTGCCATGACGGCGTAAGTGCAATCAACTCTATCGTAAACGCTCCCGGTTCAGGCGGATACGTTGCAGGTGGTCAGAATGTGGCATTCGGTACAGCCGCAGCCGGTACAGCTGTCACTATGCCTGCAGGTGTAACACAAATCGGAACCGACCTTACAAACGACCACCCTGTATCAATCACTTATGTAGAGGGAGCAGCAAGCCTCAAGCCTGTTTCTACAGCAATTACCGGGTGGAGCGGTGCAACCACTATCGCCGGTCTTCTTAGAAACGGTAAAGTTGAGTGTGGAAGCTGTCACGATCCCCACCTTGGTGAAAGTGATACATTCCTCAGAAGAAACAAAGCTACAGTCGGCGAAGCGAGTAACAAAGGCAGTGCAGTCTGTCTGACATGCCACGACAAGTAAGCGCTACAAACTGAAAAAATGGGAACGGTCTTTTGGCCGGGCCCATTTTTTTTGCAGGTAGAATTGTCATGGGAAATCGAGATTTCTCAGAACAATTTTACACGACAGACGGTTGTATACAGAGACGTACAACTGCCCACTACACGCCGATTGCCTTGAAAACCATTCTTTGATATAATAAGCTGAAATCATAATTAGACAAATGAGGGTTTGACTTTGAAAAGAACACTGCTGCTTCCATTATCCATCTTTTTTATTGCACTCTTCTATGGCGGGTGCGCGCAAAAAAATGCCGAAGAGATTCGCATAATAATGCCGCCGCCGCCTGAGGAGCCGAGACTCTTTTATGTAGAGAGCCTGCGAGGAGAAGCCAGCTTCAAAGAGACGAAAGTACTGGACGCTCTTATCGGTAAAGAGAGCAAGGGCGTAGGGAAAAACCTTTTCAAACCCTACGGTGTAGCGGCCGAAGGAGATATCGTCTATGTTACTGATACTGCTATCGGACTTGTATTCGCGATAGACAAGCCGAACAAGAAAGTTACATTTCTGGGGGACAGGCCTCCCGGTAAGCTGGCTCTCCCGGTAAGCATTGCAATAGGGAAAAACGGTTCAATTTATGTCTCCGACTCGAAGCTGAAAAAGGTTTTCGGTTACCGCAAGAGCGGTGCCCTCTTTTTTGCCCTTGGTGAAAAGGGGGAGTTCAGGCGGCCGTCCGGTATTGCGATCAACGAAAAGCTTAACAGGCTCTATGTCGTTGATACCAAAGCACACAATGTAAAAGTGTATGATTTGCTAAAAGGAGAGCTGCTTTTTGAATTCGGTAAAAGAGGCGTCGAAGAGGGTGAATTCAACTTCCCGACAAATATTGCCGTCGATCACAGGAACGACAATGTCGCGGTTGTCGATACCCAAAATTTCAGAGTACAGATATTTGACAAAGACGGGAACTTCCTGAGTAAATTCGGCCGACTGGGCGACAAGCCCGGAATGTTCTCCCGTCCGAAAGGGATCGGTATTGACTCCGAAGGGCACATCTATGTCTCCGATGCGGCATTCAACAACGTCCAGATCTTCGATGACAAGGGAAATATTCTGCTCTATTTCGGAGGCGCTGGTTTCGGGCCGTCACAGTTCTACCTGCCGGCCGGAGTTTATGTAGATGAAAACGACCGTGTCTATGTTGTCGATTCGTTCAATGCACGGGTACAGATATACCAGTATGTGAGTGAACGATGGAAGAAAAAGCATCCGGACGAGTATCGGAAGCTCAAGATGATCGAGGTCGAAAAAGATGAAGAGAAGAGCAATTAAAACCCTACTCTCTCTATCTATCTTTGCAGTCACATCGACTGCAGGAGCAATCACGATAGGTGAAGAGCAGAGCGGCATATATCAGACCAAGCACAATCTTTTGAGGGGCATTGTTCTGCCAAAAGGCACAGAGGAGCCTGAACTATGTATATGGTGCCATATTCCGCATGATTCTCTCAGCGGAGACACCAGCACGCCGAAATGGCTTAAGTATACATCCGACGAATCGTCATTCAACGTATACGGAATAGACTCGAACGCCACATCCGGATCCGGCAAGCCTATGCCCGATGTCATGGTCAGGGTCTGCCTAACCTGCCATGACGGTGTAAACGCTCCCGATATCGCCCTATTTTCCGAATCGGCCCCTCAGAAATTCAATAACAATACAGCTTCACTCAGCACCGACCCTATATCAAAAGATGCATTCGTGCACAGCCATCCGGTAGGCAAAGAGTACGCACCATACAGTCCGGGCGGGAACAGGGCAAGCCTGAGGCCCGAGTCCCATATTCTGAAAGACTGGATAGGGGCTAAAACCATTCAGGACCTGGTATCGGAAGGCGTTGTAGGGTGCACCAGCTGCCACGATCCACATACGACCAACGCACAATTTTTGAGAACCAGAAACAGTGACAGCAAACTGTGTAAGGGCTGTCACAATAAATAATCCTCCGACAAAAAAGGAAAAGCGTACATGAAAAAGTTTATATTTTTATTCATCTCTCTAACTGCAGTATATCTATTTGCCTCATCGGATACGAATACGACCGGGAAGAACGGGGTGGTTGCTACAGTCAACGGATACAATATAACAAAGGCGGAGCTCGACAGGCAGGTCGGTATATTGATGCCCCGAAGTTTCTTCCACTCTACGGTAACACCGGAAAAGCTGAAAGAGGTTGAAAAAGATGCGCTCAAAGAGCTTGTAAAAAAGCATCTTCTCCTACAGTATGCAAAAAAGAGAGGATATAAAATCCCAGACTCCATAGTCGAAAGGGAGGAGAAAAAGATAAAAAAGGCTTTCGGCTCCCAAGAGAGATTTGAAGCCGCTCTGAAGCGTTCAAACCTCACCTATGACGAGTTCAAAAAAGAGCTGCTAAACGATCTACTTATGCAGAAGCTCTACGACAAGGAGATCAAAACCGACCTGACCGAAGAGGATCTGAAAGAGTATTATGAGAAAAACAAATATAAGTTCAAAGTGCCCGAGAAGATAAAGGTCAGAATAATATACGTTAGAAACGATCCGACAGACCCCAAGGGGCACGAAAAGGCACTCAAAAGGGCCCAAGAGGCACTTGATAAGATAAAAAACGGCGAAAATTTCGCGGATATAGCTTCAAAATATTCCAATGCGATGAGCCGCATAAAGGGTGGCGATATGGGTTTCGTTCACAAAGGGATGCTGGATGAACCTATAGAGAAGGTGGCCTACTCGCTAAAAAAAGGCGAAGTGAGCGATATCGTGGAGACGCCGAAAGGTTTCTATATTATCAAGCTCGAGGAGATATCCCCCGCTGTACAATTAGATTTTGACCAGGTTAAAGAGAACTTGAAAAAAGAGCTCAAAAGCAAGTATGAAAACAGGAAGCTTGAGGCTATTTTGAAGCAGATGAGGCAGAGTGCCGAAATCAAATACAACTAATACCGGTCGAGAGTCATGAAGAGAAGATTTCTTGTCTCCCTGCTCACAATCACGGCGCTTCCCGCTCTACTCTGTGCCGACTACACCAGAGGAGTCTACGGAAAGCTCGAATATGTTCTGATGCACGACAACGTAAGCGACAAATACAACAGTACAGACAGAAAATCGTTTGTGCAGAACTATCAGATCGGATATGAAAGCTATATATACAGTCCAAGGCTTTTGACTTACGATCTGGGATTCTCTTTCTACGTCGACAACACAACATCTGATGTCAATAACAACGGCTCCTCTACAAAAAGCGAAAACGAAACAAAACATACCAACTACAAAGCTTACCTTCATTTCTTGAAAAAAGCCGACTATCCGTTTACAGTCTACTATGAGAAGATAGACTCCCCGCTATGGAGTACGTCACCTGGCGGCACTACTCTTGTAACGTATAAAACCGACAAAAGCGGCATATACGGCAGAGTAAAGACGGATCTTTTCAACCTCAGTTATGAGTATAGAGAGTCGAAGACGGAAAAAACCGAATCTTTTGCCTATGAAAACGGGGATTCGAAGAGATTCGCATTAGGCATTAATAAGCAGTTGGATGAGAACAGAACAGCCAGTTTCAACTACAGCCACGAGATCAGAAACTACTACAGGACCGACTTGGGACTGAACTACACGGATAGCTGGAATGACGTCATAGACAGTGCCGTAGCGACATACTCGTGGTTAATCTCCAAGAGACTGGCATTCTCAAGCGCGGTCAACTACCTGAAAAACGATTATCTCGATTATCAGAACCTGACAGGAACCGTATCGCTTAACTGGACACCCAGCAAAAAACACTCCGAGACTTTTTCCATAGTTGCCGACAATACGAAAACAAAAGAGGGTACCAATACGTTTGTATCGCTGAATGAGAGCGGGAACTACAAGTTCTCAAAAAGCTTCTCCACCAACCACGGGTTCCAGATATACAATGCCAGCGGCAACCTATACAATATGACATTGGCAAGCGCAACCCTCGGTTCCAACTATTTAAAAGAGTTTTCCGAGACTCTTTCCACGTCATTCGGACTATCCGTAACCGGACGTGCCGAAAAATACGACTACAGTGACCAGAACGTTACCATTAGAGACCGAAACATGTTCTCCTACACTCTCTCAACCAGTACAACGAAACAGTTTCCCGAGGGTAGGTCAAACCTATCGGCCGGACTATCCTACTATCAACTCATCTCAACGACCGACGACGCCACACAGCGCATAACCGCAAACACCATATATAACAAAAAATTCACTGATCAGCTATCCTATTATCTGAAAATGTACGGTACTTTCGACAAAAACACCTACACAGCCGCCGATAACAACGAAACCACAAGAACGACAAACATCTTTAGTGTAGACAACGCCCTCAACTACTGGAGAGCTGTCGGCTATAACGGCAAGATGACTCTGAAAGCCGGTGTTGTGTACTCTGTGGGTACTTATGCCAACAGGACAAACCCATACGGTACCTTCACTTTCTTCTACATGTTAAGGAGAGACCTGATGTTCAAGACACTCGCACGGGTCTCGAGCGATACGGCATACAACGTAACATCATATACCGGATCTACCGATCTGATTTATAGAATAAGAAAGATAGAGATGAGAACCGGCATACAGATGTCAAGGCAGACGGGTGGAGGCTTCGGTGAGAGAAACCACATAAACTACTACTTCAGAATAAGCAGAAAATTATAAAGGGAGAACCCTCATGAAACGCTCTATATGCTATGCCCTGTTCCTGTTTCTGACGGCCACATCACTTCATGCCGGCAACGGACCGGTTTGGCCTCAACCTCCGGAAGAGGCCAGAATAAAGTTTGAAAAAAAGATTACCAATGCCGAAGATCTAAACATCAAAAAGGGTTTTTTCTCAAAGATATGGGACTTTTTTGCAGGCTCCGAAGATACAGAGCTTATAAAGCCTTTCGGCATACATGTCGACGGCGGTAAGATATATGTGACCGATATTGGGCTCTCTAGCCTGGTGATTTTTGACAAAGACAATAATAAAGTACGGGTGATCCAGGGGTTCAAGTCGGAAAAATTCTCTTACCCGGTAGATGTAGCTACAGATGCTAAAGGAAATATCTATTTGACCGATTCTGTCAAAAAGGCTGTATATGTCTTTAACAAAGAGGGAATAGCGTTGAAAAAAATCGGTTCGGAAAACGTTTTCAAAAGGCCTACCGGAATCGCGATTGACAAAAAAAGGGGGATCCTCTACGTTAGCGATACACTCTCTTCACAGATAAAAAGATTTTCGCTAAGGGAGAGTAGAGAGCTTGAGCCTGTAGGGTCGCACGGAAATCTGCCGGATCAGTTCAACAGGCCGACATTCATAACCGTAGATGAGGATGGGAGGCTCTATGTATGCGACTCCATGAACTTCAAAATAAAGATATTCGATAAAAACGGTAAATTCGACAGTGCTTTCGGCAGACTTGGAAACACTATCGGAAGTTTTGCCAGTCCCAGAGGGGTTGCTGTTGACAGGGAGGGTAATATATATGTAACCGATACTCTCTTCAATGCGGTCCAGATATTCGACCAGAAAGGCAACCTTCTTCTGGTTTTCGGTTCCAAGGGAACCGGGGACGGTGAGTTCTACGGACCGGAAGATATAGCTATATCCAAGGATGGAAGGGCCTATGTAACCGACTCATATAATATGAGGATTGAGCTTTTCGACATTTTAGGTTATAATAAAAACAAATGAGGTGATGATCATGGGAAAACTATCGTTTGGATTGTTATCGGTATCACTGTTGACACTCACCTGCTCTTACGGAACCATTCTTAATACCAAGCACAATCTCTCCGCATCGGGTATGGGTACGATAAAAGCTACAAGTGAACAGGAGGTATGTGTATTTTGCCATATACCCCACAATGCGCAACCGGGTAAACCTCTTTGGAATAGAGCCATGCCCACCTCCTCGTACATAATGTACGAGAGTGAATATCTCAAGCGCACCAACTATCCTCTCCCCGCCGACCTGGGAATTACGGAAGGTACTCCCGGATCGCTATCGAGGCAGTGCCTCAGCTGCCATGACGGTACAGTAGCCGTAGGATCTATCTATATGGTCAGGGGGACGGTACTTGGTAACACCCTGATAGATATGACCGGAGTGGGGTTGGACGGAATGATGCCGATCGATGCAAACGGTTTCATAGGGACAGACCTCACAATTCACCACCCCGTTGGAATAGAGTATGACCCAGCCAACGTAAAAAATTTCGATATCGGAAGTAAAACTATAGAGCTCAAAACCGTCCCGGACGCACCGCTTAAACTCTATACATATAACGGTAAAAAGTATGTAGAGTGCGCATCCTGTCACGATCCGCACCTTGAGAGCTTCAAATTTTTGAGAGTCCATAACAGTCCCAACAACGCGGTTAATGTCAAGAACACATGCACTTCATGCCATGACAAAAACCCGGGTACAACTCTGCCCACCGTACATGAAATTGCAACCTCCACATATCTGGACCAGGCGGTAAAAGATAGATACAACGGCGGCGGAACAGTAACCGTAGCGGACCTCTACTGCGCAAACTGCCATACTCCGCATAACGGCGAAGGGAAACCCTATCTGCTCAGAAAGGTAGAGCAGAATACATGCTACATGGGAGCTGCCGGCACAAGATCTACCGCACCGTGCCACGGAACGGGAACAACATGGGCCGGAAACGATATAGAGTCGGTCCTCAACCGCCCGTTTTCACACCCGGTCAATACAATTGACGGTGTGCATACCAATTTCGATACCCTCTACGGATACGGCTCCAGCGAAACAGACCCTGCCGCAAGCCACAGTGTCAAGTGGAGCGACTCCAAACATGCCGAGTGTATGGACTGCCACAACCAGCACAGAGCCGGAGGAAACAACCACATAGGTACCCAGAGCGCCAGTGCGACAAAATGGTATCCTGATACACCGTCAAATGCCGTTTCCGATGTACTTAGAAACGTACAGGGTGTGGAGCCGACATGGCCAGCAAGATGGACCCAGCCGACATCATTCACTACACTTGCCTCATCTACCAAAGAGTACCAGATCTGTCTCAAATGCCACTCCTACTGGGCTCTTGGTCCCACACTGGCACAGCAGGCAGGCAAAGTCGCTACCGGTGCTACTGACAACTGGATAGATGTCGAAGGTGTAAGGGCTACCGACCAGGCGTTTGAGTTCAATCCCAACAACAAATCCGCCCACCCTGTTGTTATGGCCCTAAACGATATGCCCGGCTCCTACGAACCAAAAGCCGTAAGAGTCGAAGCGCTTCTCTACCCGTGGAATCAGAATCCGGGAACACAGACAATGTACTGTGCAGACTGCCACGGTGCCGACAATGAAGATAGCGGAGATCCCAAAGGGCCACACGGTTCCAGTTACAACTTCATGCTAAAAGGACCCAACAAGTACTGGCCCACGAAGCCGGACGGAACGCTATTTTCCACCGGCGACATACAGACCGACGGAAGCGTTCCGGACCTCTTTTGCGCAAACTGCCACAACCTCAACTACCCGCACAAACAGTGGTGGTGGAGAATGGCAAGGATCGATATAGCGTGCATACAGTGCCATGTCGCCGTTCCTCACGGGTCACCGGTATCCAGGCTTATCGGTTACGCAAACTTTCCTGAGCCTTACAACTATAACGGGAACTCTCTCGTAATATACGGCTACAAAAAGGCGAATCCGCAAGGCAACTACGCTTCAAGCAACGTATATGCTCCCGGCTGCGGCGGAGGCGGATGCCACGGCAGACAAGACTACCCATATGCCGACAACGGGGCAGGATATGATCCTGTTGACCCGCTTCCTTAAAAAAAAAGCGTGGCTCTTTGCACTTTTGCTGACGGCCACGCTGACCACAGCCTCAGAAACTGGTTCCGGCCCCGAAAACCGTATAGAAAACACCATACTCTCATACAACCGTGCACTTATAGAGGCTGCGAAAGATCCGAACTTTCTGAAAGATTTCAGCGACAAGAGCAGATTCGAGCCTTTCGCGGAGGAAAAAGTTGCACAAAAGCTCTATATTTGGATAAAATCCTGGCATGAAAACAATCTCTACATGGATGCGGAGCTTCTCGAGATCGAATTCGAAAAAGTCGATATTACCGATAAAAAGGCCGAGGTTTCTACCAGGGAGATATGGAAATACCGCTACTTCCGGCATGTAGATATTAACAGGACCACAGAGGCTTGGCCTCCGGCGAAGATCTATTATAAAGTGAAGTATCTTTTGAATTTTACCGACGGCAACTGGAAGATCGAGAGTATAAAAGTGCTCTCGGAAAGAGAAGAGAAACTTTAAAAGAGTTTGATTAAGCTTTACCTTAACTCAAAATTTGACAACTACGGGGATTAGGCTGGAGAAATATCGTTCAAAAAAACGTTATTTGCCCACCGCGGGACGTAGAAGAGGTCAGTTTTTTTGGAGATTTTACGTCGGGAGAGGGTTGATACCGTTTTAGATGAAGATTTTGCGCAAGGTTATACATTAAACCAAAATAAAAATTCTCTACTGATACAGTTTTGTCTTGCAATGCTTACCTGTAAAGCTATAGAGTACATATTAACGCTTCCGAAATGGTTAGTATTCTGCCGAAAAACTGTTAAAAGGCTTATTGTTACAGCTCTTTTCCGGTATGCCTAATAAGCCATTTCCGAGACGGTTCAAAAAATGCCGATGCCACGAGCATAGAAAAAACAACAAAAGGGGACTTATGAACAAAATTATAAAGTCGGTCTGGTCACTGCTGATATCTATGAAAACCATGGTGACCTTGACACTCATCTTCGCAATCACCATCGCTGTAGCCACTTTCATAGAGAATGACTACGGCATAGAGACGTCGTGGGCTCTCGTCTACGGGGCAAGATGGTTCGAGATTCTCCAGCTGCTACTCGCTGTGAATCTTATCGGCAATATTATCCGCTTCAAGCTATACAAACTGAAAAAGCTTCCAGCTTTCATTTTTCACGTAGGTTTTCTGGTAATTCTCCTCGGTTCCGCGATGACCCGCTATATGGGATATGAAGGCATACTGCACATACGTGAGGGGAACAGCGAAAACCGTATGCTCTCGGCAGACTCTTTTGTTCAGGTGACAGCCACTACAAAAGACGGAAAGATCGTACATGAAGAGAAGAAAATCTTTATCTCGGCCATCGGCGGCAACGACTTCGACATCTCTTTGGAAGTCGATGGGAAACCGCTTCACGTCAAGTATAAGAAGTTCATAAAAGATGCGGTTCAGACTGCAGTGGAAGATCCCAACGGGAAGCCTATGGTGGTCTATACCGTCGTGACACCCTCCGGCCCGGAAAAATATTTCCTGCAAAAAGGTGAATATACCGATCTCGGCCCCTATGTCATGCTGTTTGGAGATAATGAACCAGGGCCGATAAAAAAACCGTATATTCATATTTTTATGAAAAACGGCAAATTCTTCTTCAAATCCAACATCGATATAGGATGGTTCAAGATGCAGGATCAGAGCAAAGGTATCTTCAAGGCCTATGAAGAGCACCCTTTCAAAGCGAAGATGATGTATCTTGTAAACGGTATACAGATGGTACCGCAGATGACATTGACAAAAGGTGTCAAAAAGCTTGTTCCGCTGGCAGAATATGAAAACAGAATGAACCTCAAAATGGACAATCCCCTGTCAGCGCTCGTCGTAGAGGTTGAGTATGACGGAAAGAGGAAAGATGTTGCGTTAATGGGTATGGGCAAGCGCTACAAAGGCTTTACCGAAAATGTAGACTTCGGCGACATCAAAGTAGCACTGGAGTGGGGCTCCAAAGAGATAGAGCTCCCCTTCTACCTCTATCTTCAAAAATTTGTCATGGAGAAGTACCCCGGCTCCATGAGCCCCTCTTCATACGAGAGCCACGTTATACTTTACGACGAGAAAAACGGAGTGAAAATGCCATACAGAATCTACATGAACAACACTCTGGAGTACGGCGGATTCAAATTCTTCCAATCCAGCTACGACCAGGATGAGAAGGGTACCGTTCTCTCAGTTAACCATGACCCGGGAAAATGGCCTACATATATTGGATATATTCTGCTTTCACTGGGACTTTTCCTGAACCTGTTCAACCCTTACAGCCGTTTCGGCAAACTATCTAGAATCCGCTACATAGAGAATGTAAAAGGTGGTACCGCGGCAGCGGTGACAGCCATACTGCTTGTTCTCTCTGGAAACAATCTCATAGCGGCA
It encodes the following:
- a CDS encoding cytochrome c family protein, translating into MKMNHIAKIAAAALLTFGATAAMAVITGSKHDLSATGGGTIKATAGQNNDEICVYCHTPHAANTDFTGAPLWNKATPGGTFTMYGAAAAGTAGQTIAGTATEAQPSAPSLACLSCHDGVSAINSIVNAPGSGGYVAGGQNVAFGTAAAGTAVTMPAGVTQIGTDLTNDHPVSITYVEGAASLKPVSTAITGWSGATTIAGLLRNGKVECGSCHDPHLGESDTFLRRNKATVGEASNKGSAVCLTCHDK
- a CDS encoding cytochrome c family protein; amino-acid sequence: MPDVMVRVCLTCHDGVNAPDIALFSESAPQKFNNNTASLSTDPISKDAFVHSHPVGKEYAPYSPGGNRASLRPESHILKDWIGAKTIQDLVSEGVVGCTSCHDPHTTNAQFLRTRNSDSKLCKGCHNK
- a CDS encoding peptidyl-prolyl cis-trans isomerase PpiD, whose amino-acid sequence is MKKFIFLFISLTAVYLFASSDTNTTGKNGVVATVNGYNITKAELDRQVGILMPRSFFHSTVTPEKLKEVEKDALKELVKKHLLLQYAKKRGYKIPDSIVEREEKKIKKAFGSQERFEAALKRSNLTYDEFKKELLNDLLMQKLYDKEIKTDLTEEDLKEYYEKNKYKFKVPEKIKVRIIYVRNDPTDPKGHEKALKRAQEALDKIKNGENFADIASKYSNAMSRIKGGDMGFVHKGMLDEPIEKVAYSLKKGEVSDIVETPKGFYIIKLEEISPAVQLDFDQVKENLKKELKSKYENRKLEAILKQMRQSAEIKYN
- a CDS encoding ferredoxin--sulfite reductase, with the protein product MRESKAARVERIKREKDGLDVLQNIYEYANEKREVDPEDIDRLKWYGLYTQNRNLQPEDDSNQYFMLRVKIENGLLGREQIKTLADISLRYAKGSADFTTRQDLQFHWILMKDLPSIFETLEKAGLTTRLAAGDVVRNTVTCPLNGKSGSEIADVSGIVKRINTLFDENREFSNLPRKFKIGVSGCGSHCMPHEIQDLSFVAARKSGSKLRFAVYAGGGLASNRRFADFLGFTEEEHIIPLCETVVSIFRDFGNREKRNRARLGHLIREWGVEKFIQKLQELSGIELSKGTPPAITPAKKRHHCGIIPSEKAGLSHIGCALFGGVMGGERLLRLYELLYKYGIEEIRSTTKQNFIITDVPECRIKEICDELEKLKINPYPSAFRTRTTACTGLDFCKFAISETKSVAEDVALYLENRFPAFKEPVTISVNGCPNSCAHPCIADIGLSGATFKRDGKSHRGFELLVGGKLEGKESRFSKRTGVLLTHKEVPGYIENMVESYLRSGYATFTEFLSKEEFLPIYNVIEA
- a CDS encoding sulfate adenylyltransferase subunit 1, with product MSRNLITENIERYLKEHENKELLRFITCGSVDDGKSTLIGRLLYDSKTVLEDQLSALKKESRKFGTTGEEIDFALLIDGLQSEREQGITIDVAYRFFATDRRKYIIADTPGHEQYTRNMVTGASTANLAIILIDARKGVLTQTRRHAYIASLLGIRHIVVAINKMDIVDYSQERFESIKSDFETMYEKLSESLVNAVGENGIAAATVDFIPISALRGDNVVERSENMPWYGGKALLEFLDSVEIAEDINRRDFRFPVQYVNRPNLDFRGFCGTIASGGIKRGDEITVLPSGKSSRVKEIVVPSAERGGAAPETIEEAFAPMAVTLTLEDEIDISRGDLIIKSDEKLKTSNTIEAMIVWMDEKALETGREYEIKRATTSLNAIFESVRFKKDVNSWEEIETDTLHLNEIGKCVLTLTREIACDPYGLIKGTGSFIVIDKITNHTVAAGMIIETSHTESAGRVYTEAEIELNAYIRKHYPEWRCEKIGN
- a CDS encoding NHL repeat domain protein is translated as MKRTLLLPLSIFFIALFYGGCAQKNAEEIRIIMPPPPEEPRLFYVESLRGEASFKETKVLDALIGKESKGVGKNLFKPYGVAAEGDIVYVTDTAIGLVFAIDKPNKKVTFLGDRPPGKLALPVSIAIGKNGSIYVSDSKLKKVFGYRKSGALFFALGEKGEFRRPSGIAINEKLNRLYVVDTKAHNVKVYDLLKGELLFEFGKRGVEEGEFNFPTNIAVDHRNDNVAVVDTQNFRVQIFDKDGNFLSKFGRLGDKPGMFSRPKGIGIDSEGHIYVSDAAFNNVQIFDDKGNILLYFGGAGFGPSQFYLPAGVYVDENDRVYVVDSFNARVQIYQYVSERWKKKHPDEYRKLKMIEVEKDEEKSN